A window of Colletes latitarsis isolate SP2378_abdomen chromosome 11, iyColLati1, whole genome shotgun sequence genomic DNA:
tattgtttaaaactgtgaaactatgttatacatatttattttttatttaagaaaTCCAACTCCAACGACGACAGAGCTGATCTCAACCATTTGGAAACCGATCGGGAATGGCGACGTATATAATTATTTAGAGATCGATAACAAGCTTCAAATGAAAGTTGGCAAACGGGAGGAACACACCTGTGATTGGAAGAGAATGAAGAATAAATTATGATGACTACTCTTCGTTAGATTTTATTTGTACATACGTATTACtgcaaatttattattaattttaataaaataattaaacactTTCGTAAAATTCTacttgaataaaataaatataaaaatttatatatttcacTGTCTCAAATATTCATTAATAATACTTTCTAACCACTATCAAATCGTACTGTCCAAAATCTGGAAATTTTATAGATACAGATTAATATCCGCATGCACTTCCAACGCGATCGAGCATCGGGTTGCCTGTCACTAGGGACGCTCCAACAAGAAGCAAGAGTAAATGATTATTATTTACTCTGAATTTAGAATTACAtataaattaaaccaggccatcaTGAGGAAAAAGTAATGGTCTAAAAATATCTAAAAACTTTGAAAATCGGTGATGTCGTTATTTTGGTAAACGATTACTACATTGGCCAATAGATGACACTTTtgtaggctttgttaaaaacatTTAAATGCGATCATTTataacaattaaataaatacatcTCGAAAACTGTAAAAGACCATCAACTACGGCATTGAGTGCACGATGAAACACGAGGCCGGCTTCAAATAAATCTAAACAGATGCAACAGAGGTTTTTAAGGTCGACAATTGACTAAAAGTGATTTTATCGACAAAAGATACGGCAATAAACAGCTTATGCGATTATGAACATTCACGTTTAAGAAAGATAGAAAATTCTAGATTGATTTCATTGTACAAGACAAGTATGGTTAGAAgataaaatttaatgaaaaatatatgtTACACATTTTCGTACTTTTCGCtgaatgttttaatttttgtagaaaAGGCCCCGTGCTCAACTTTGGCGTACAGCCCGGCAAATGCCTGTGTCGGGCCTGAAGGAATGCATTAAAGGGCAAACATTACGCTTCCTCGCTAATCGATTGTGTGGAACGGAGAAAGAAGCAAGAGAGATTGGATTCATGCCAgaaggctcatacagtcgcgcaTGCGCAGTGGTTCGCGTCTCGATCAGTTCTCCGGGACGAAATGATCGCGAAATTTACGTGAAAGTTTTTACAAATAACGCGTATCGTAATTGAACAAAGCTTCCGCGTGTCGATCAACGATCGAAAGAGCAATGGAATAATAATTCCGACAAGCTCGTAACGTCGCTCTCCGCGAACGCGTACGACTCGAGTGAACCTAACCTAACTTAAACCGGCTGGGTAAATACATAGTGACGTTTGAGATTAGTCAACGCTGATCAACTTCATTTTGTAGCAAGAATAGACCCGTCCGTGTTTTGTCACGAACTGGTCGGTCGTCACGATATCTCGAAGTATGGGCAGCTAAAATTCGCCGTCAAGTGTTACAAAAATACAACAAATTCCTGGCTGATTTATACAAAAGATCGAAAGTGCTCGACGACTGTAACAAAACATTGGACGAAATTCTGTTCGCTGTTCATCGGCTATCATTTCTGAGGTAGATAAAAAGTGCTCGGACATCTTGTTCTTTGGTTATGAACCGTACAAGCGACGGGTTTTATCACGTTTCGAGTAACGGATTGTTTTCGTTGTACATACGTTAGTAAAGCTGTGGAGTGTCACGTTGATTTAGTCATACGTCGTGTACATAGCGAACGACAAAGTAGTACCACGATCTTTTAGACAACTAATTAATAGATTTAACGAACGGATGATTCTTTTTGGTACTTTAACGCGCATAGAACTTCTTGTATGAGAAACATATTTTAATAACGAACGTAAAATATCGTATAGGAAAGAAATTTGTATATTCTTAGACAGTGTTTTTAAAGATAAAAAAAACATTTGTTTGGAACTGTACTTTGGATTCTCTGTGTCGTTTTACGTGACAATGAAATGACACTGATACTCCCCACTCCATTATCATTTCTTTTTGTTTTGGTTAAAGATCGTGTCACCAAGTACCCAAATATCAACATTTCGCGAGTTATACATATACGCGTCctttcattatacagggtgttcggccacacatggaaaaactttaatcaagaataaatcaagaatactaatttgttgatggaggcttggttaacaaattattaacgtttaaagttccgtccgtacggaattttttttctagaaagtgggtaggatttcgagggtaggtctattcaccaaaaattatcctaattgacccccgcaaccgaaaataattttttcagaatgatttaaaatttttcttttttcgtcgaaaaatttaggcacttaccccccgtcgatttttcttaaaaattcctttttcatttttagtacttttgtttgacgccctacagaaaagttgtcaaaTACTTtcctgtaggtacctatgagctctacttcagaaaaaagtttcattgaaatatattcacaattgtagaagttatggctgtttgaaagttggaccatttttatggggtttttctcattttgcggggtcaaggaccaacttttcgaatatttttgcgatttgtacatgttccctaccaaaatacgcgtagtttgcttttttaaacattaaaatcgtccaatccgttcagaagttatgacgttttaaacattcgcatgaaaattcgggcagacatttctggccagaaattagattttcggtaaggaatttttttctcgaaactgagttggatttcggggttatatctgttgaccaaaaatgcttgcaattggcccccgcaacgaaaactaatttttccaagacgattcgaaagtctttttttttcacccaaaactttcaacacttactcgaatttttttctcgaaagtgggtaggatttcggaagtatgtctattcaccaaaaataattgtaattgacccccgcaaccaaaaataattttttcagaatgatttgaaattttttaatttaatgttttaataactttttaacgaaacctcaatcgaaaatcaaacaccctgtatgctcgACGATTCCATATACTGATaagtaaatattaattaaaaatcaattatCGATGACTTTTACAATTACCGGCTGATTTTCACTATCTGACCGATGCCTCTCTGTTTGATTTAATGTTTCATTTTTCTCTGCTAAAAATTACATTTGAAATAATTATGCGAAAGTGTACAAATttacgttattctttaaaaagaaaaaattaagagGTATTTTCGTATTCCTGGGAGGGAGAGCTAGCAGTTATGCTATATTTACCACGTCAAAATTCGCAGTAAATCTAAAAGTACCAAACCACGAATGTTGCTATTGTACCTAATTACTTGCAATAAAACTGATAGTAGTATCTTTTCTGAATTATCGTGTATATACTAGTGTGACGTAATTATTCGTAACGAGTGTTTGTCTATCGATATATACTTGATTATACATATCTAACTATCCGCGGATAGTGTACGAACAAATAATAACCATAATTCTTAAACGCATTCATAGCACGTCAACTAGTCACGGAAAAATGGATATCCAGACGCCTTATTTAGACGCCATTCGTGCCATAAGCGGCGCCACTCCCAGCGAGAAGTACAGATGGATAGCGAAACTAATAAAGGAACGAATATCGGAATGCAACAGTTTGGAAGAAATAGTCGAGTCGGAGAAGATCCCGCGAATACTGGTTCCTCTGATGCAAGTGCAGGCTGCCCAGATGCTGATAAAAAACGATCCAAACAATCTGGACAACTACACGGCCATCGCCGAGGCCCTGAAATCCGAGGATGCGTCCGTGGTAAACAAAGCGTTACAAGCATCGAGCTTTTTCGATGGAAGCAACAAGACGATCACCAACGTACGGTACTTTTTCGACCATCTGTTTCCCTACGTCTCCTTGAATACGAGAATACGCATTATAAAAACTTTGGCCATCCGTCTGGCGCCCAAGAGATCCGCCCTGGCCGAAGAATTCTTTACCGCGGTTGCCACCATTTACGGCCTCGATCAAGCGTTGCCGTTGCTACCAGCTTGCAGCGAAACTTTCATGTACAACGCGATCCTGGAGAGACGAATCGTCCTAAGCAGGAAGCTCGTGGACACGATcttccggaaaaacccagactTCATCGTTCGCTACTTTAGACTGAGCAAGCCAGAGACGGACCCTTACGTCAGGAACCTTCACCGAGTGAACATCTACGATTTCGGCGACTTTCTGGCGGCACTGATCAAGAAAAGGTTGAAATCGTTCGTCGAACTGTACGAGATGCACGAGAAACTCCCTCCCACCGTGCGCCTGAGTAACAAAGGGGCCGAGAACTTTCTGAAAAACGGCAAAGAGTACTTTCAACGTAAACCCAAGCTGTACATAAAATTGGTACCGCTGAAATTGATCACCGCGAAACGCATGGAAACGATATATTCCAAGTTGTTCCCTAGCAGCATCAAAGAGTTTTGCACGGATCAGATGTTGGACTATTTGGAGTACTATCCACACGACAGGAAACTGGATCTGCTCGTCAAGTCTTATCGCGAAGCTTACGGGAGAAACATCTTGGACGACTGGCAAAGCGTGACCGTACAGGTGATGAGAATGCTGCCCGCCGAAGAGCGAatcaaacaggccaggatcaagaTGGAGAAAGAGAGCAGCCCAGCCAGCACGGTGGACTACACCCACGTATGGAGGTGTTACCTGTCTACGAGCGAGACGATACCGGTGATCAAGGAAGAGATCTCCAAGACTTCCGAGATGGAGAACAGAGCTTCTCTGCTCTGTCAAATGATTTACTCGTGCAGGGTGAACAAGGACGATCAAGCTTTGTTGGAGACTCTAACCTACCTCAGAGACAGGTTCAAAAACGAGCAACCTTGGTTCCTGTTGAAGGTGTTCGAGTGTCTGTTGAATCTTTACGATCTACCGCATCTGAGCAGAAATCACTGGGCGGTTCTGATAGACATCATCGTGCGCGCGATCGTCAAGAACGATTTCATGGCTTCGAGCACGATCAGCGGAAAAGTGCTCGAAGCAGCTATTCATTTTAAAATCATTTACGACGAGCCGATAGATCAATTCATACGCGCGCTCGTCGAGCTAAAGAGCAAGAGGTATTCTGGATTTTGGAATATCCTTACAAAGTATcccgaatacgaaagaatgtgtctggagGCCTGTCTGACCGTCGTCTCCCAGTGTTACAATTCCGATGAGCCTCCTTGGAACACCGACAGGGTTGAAATCCTGTACGATTTGTGCTCGTCCCTCTACAACTTCAACGAGACTCACGTGAACCATAAACACAACGCTCGGATAGAACGCATGTCCATAAAAAACTATCCTTGGCTGCTGAAGGAAGTCGAGAGGATAATGACGACAAAGGACCAAAGCACTTACGTGCTCAGTGAGTTTCGATCCATGTTGGAGAAACACGAGAAGGAGCTCTTCGATCGTCTCTTCGTGGGAGAGAAGAAGAGCATCGCCGACATCGAGTCGGGCGAGGCTCTCGGGTTGTTGAAGAAGAATCCAGAGGAGATCTTGTCCAAGTGGAAAGAGTACCTGAAGGCTTGCATGGACACCTGGAGTCGCGAGAGCACCAGGCGTTTCGTCAGAGCGACTCGCTGGTACAACGACATCCCCGCGAGGTTCGTGGAGCAGTGCCTCGAGAATCTAACGAAGAACAAGAGCGGCGTCTCGTTGGAGATCGTGGCTATCCTCGTTCACGGTACAACGTTCACGAAGATCATCGAGCCGCTGATACCCACGAAGAAAACGATCGAGATTCACAACGACGACGCGAAGGACAATTACTCCTTGATCCACTATATCGTCAGTAGCGTCAAGCACGCGAATCCACCGGTGCCTTTGCAGCTCATTGGAAATCTCTGCGAGGGAGACTACTTGTCCCTAGCTCTAACGGCTCTGACCAACGTTTGCAGAAGAACCTCGTTGATGGACGCGATCGCCTTCGCGAAAACGTTGAGCGCTCAACGAGTATCCGTCCGTAAACACGGAATAAGACTGATGCGAATGCTGGCGCCGCGCGATCAGCTTCACAACTTCCTCGTCTCGCTGTGCAGGACCGAGGAGCACTATTCGATCCGGGAGGTATTGTTCGACAAAGGTATCGAGCTGTTCCGCGAGGAACCTGGACCGGCCACGTGGTCGTTGTTGAGCCAGATGGCCTCCACCGTCACGGCGAAGGACGAGGCCAGCTTCTCCGTTCTGATACGCACGATCAACTTGATCCCCGACGAGTACGTCGTGGACTTTGTCAAGCTGCTGCTGAGAACGATAGACAATTTCACGGAGGCCGGCGTCGAGCGAGAAa
This region includes:
- the LOC143348221 gene encoding uncharacterized protein LOC143348221 — its product is MDIQTPYLDAIRAISGATPSEKYRWIAKLIKERISECNSLEEIVESEKIPRILVPLMQVQAAQMLIKNDPNNLDNYTAIAEALKSEDASVVNKALQASSFFDGSNKTITNVRYFFDHLFPYVSLNTRIRIIKTLAIRLAPKRSALAEEFFTAVATIYGLDQALPLLPACSETFMYNAILERRIVLSRKLVDTIFRKNPDFIVRYFRLSKPETDPYVRNLHRVNIYDFGDFLAALIKKRLKSFVELYEMHEKLPPTVRLSNKGAENFLKNGKEYFQRKPKLYIKLVPLKLITAKRMETIYSKLFPSSIKEFCTDQMLDYLEYYPHDRKLDLLVKSYREAYGRNILDDWQSVTVQVMRMLPAEERIKQARIKMEKESSPASTVDYTHVWRCYLSTSETIPVIKEEISKTSEMENRASLLCQMIYSCRVNKDDQALLETLTYLRDRFKNEQPWFLLKVFECLLNLYDLPHLSRNHWAVLIDIIVRAIVKNDFMASSTISGKVLEAAIHFKIIYDEPIDQFIRALVELKSKRYSGFWNILTKYPEYERMCLEACLTVVSQCYNSDEPPWNTDRVEILYDLCSSLYNFNETHVNHKHNARIERMSIKNYPWLLKEVERIMTTKDQSTYVLSEFRSMLEKHEKELFDRLFVGEKKSIADIESGEALGLLKKNPEEILSKWKEYLKACMDTWSRESTRRFVRATRWYNDIPARFVEQCLENLTKNKSGVSLEIVAILVHGTTFTKIIEPLIPTKKTIEIHNDDAKDNYSLIHYIVSSVKHANPPVPLQLIGNLCEGDYLSLALTALTNVCRRTSLMDAIAFAKTLSAQRVSVRKHGIRLMRMLAPRDQLHNFLVSLCRTEEHYSIREVLFDKGIELFREEPGPATWSLLSQMASTVTAKDEASFSVLIRTINLIPDEYVVDFVKLLLRTIDNFTEAGVERETVSTHAKVLLTQINAAVCNLLPEEFTEQLLRRFLFNANMSVSRAAGNFVLNAHLLPAKEKLDSRLKTFSDIFAEVVKNGWNVPHPKRTHFYPVNHAVHRFVDDLIRKVPYVDVDPRLIDGILKAFLSVLTPQMDATSYLMLVYTREQVSVKTPQEFGTKLGHKLPELVDTFSPLFLSFMSNTMQYLFNQNLFKDYDKEDTTLGVIEGLIENGSIEATLMAVKMLTPSKSKENMVRYDKLVTKFAEYDHPAVRSLLCDIINKTGYDDISDM